The following coding sequences are from one Enterococcus sp. 4G2_DIV0659 window:
- a CDS encoding D-alanyl-D-alanine carboxypeptidase produces the protein MKKRTILPKICSLLLFIGYFSGLYTSSSAYAQEDILTLTQNAGYQTSEAYTPKSSIVISADTGQVLWEDNPDLKWNPASIAKLLSSYLVFEALEKGQFTLDTTVKATDSDEAISQIYELSNNTIVAGVDYPVRDLLYATLVQSSNVATIMLANLVTAKDEAKFIHMMNDKAKELGMTNSTFYNSSGAETGSFNGYYKPEGIDQNADNVSTARDLALLSYHLLKNYPETTTYTSPTQITIMENTPYAEVLVNHNYSLPGLIYGYEGVDGLKTGSSPTGGFNYAATAKRADTRLIEVVLGVGDWEDQDGEAQRHAFGNALFDKAFATYEYKKLLSKGDNTVNNEAIILERDFYGLIQKNTEPAFTLTAGSISVDSDLSQVSSTIKTPSTEFTYAKKFKALQNAHFLKNGKKKNSLSTFFINGLLIVLGLLFVALARLFKKEPTKENPSKRFNPLLTLGALLIIAGICLSIYTLVVGPWI, from the coding sequence TTGAAAAAAAGAACAATTTTACCGAAAATTTGCTCATTATTATTGTTTATCGGCTATTTTTCAGGTTTATATACTAGCTCAAGTGCCTACGCGCAAGAGGATATCCTAACTCTTACTCAAAATGCCGGTTATCAAACGAGTGAAGCATATACCCCTAAATCATCCATTGTCATCTCTGCAGACACTGGACAAGTACTTTGGGAAGATAATCCTGATTTAAAATGGAATCCGGCCAGTATTGCCAAGTTACTATCCTCTTACCTAGTTTTTGAAGCACTAGAAAAAGGACAGTTTACTTTAGACACAACAGTCAAAGCAACAGATAGCGATGAAGCGATTTCCCAAATTTATGAATTGAGTAATAATACCATCGTCGCAGGCGTTGATTATCCAGTACGAGACTTGCTTTATGCAACACTTGTTCAATCATCCAATGTTGCAACTATCATGCTTGCCAATCTGGTCACAGCAAAGGATGAAGCGAAATTTATCCATATGATGAACGACAAAGCAAAAGAGCTCGGCATGACTAATTCAACTTTTTATAATTCCAGCGGTGCTGAAACTGGCTCCTTCAATGGTTACTACAAACCAGAAGGAATCGATCAAAACGCAGATAATGTATCTACAGCTAGAGATCTCGCACTATTGTCTTATCACTTGTTAAAAAATTATCCAGAAACAACTACTTATACCAGCCCGACTCAGATCACGATCATGGAAAACACTCCTTACGCTGAAGTATTGGTCAATCATAACTATTCTTTACCAGGATTGATTTACGGGTATGAAGGCGTTGACGGATTAAAGACTGGTTCAAGTCCAACAGGAGGCTTCAACTATGCTGCTACAGCGAAACGAGCAGATACACGTTTGATTGAAGTTGTTTTAGGTGTTGGAGATTGGGAAGATCAAGACGGTGAAGCGCAGCGTCACGCGTTTGGTAATGCACTTTTTGACAAAGCTTTCGCAACGTACGAGTATAAAAAATTACTTTCAAAAGGTGATAATACGGTAAATAACGAAGCAATCATTTTAGAACGAGACTTTTATGGTCTTATTCAAAAAAATACAGAGCCAGCTTTTACGTTAACTGCTGGTAGTATATCTGTTGACAGCGATTTATCTCAAGTATCTTCTACAATCAAGACACCAAGTACTGAATTTACCTATGCTAAAAAGTTTAAAGCTTTACAAAATGCCCATTTTCTAAAGAATGGAAAGAAAAAAAATAGTTTATCGACCTTCTTTATCAATGGGCTTTTAATCGTTTTAGGTTTATTATTTGTGGCGTTAGCAAGACTATTTAAAAAAGAACCCACAAAGGAGAATCCATCTAAACGATTTAATCCCTTGCTTACTTTAGGAGCCCTGCTGATTATCGCAGGGATTTGCTTAAGCATTTATACTCTTGTTGTAGGTCCTTGGATTTAA
- a CDS encoding patatin-like phospholipase family protein, whose protein sequence is MEVEQIYASQWVDYSRKIAESRMVLPFYETHGKARQAFSEKIRNNSGVTYVFYKRKVPYCFITIEHCEVTNLLMPEFSAVSWSSLFRAIETFFKRTFQPRIYLSFFHSLTPYVQEICLKQGYTIQENKFASKELTYHTALVLGGGGARGAYQVGVWQALKELAVPIAMITGTSVGALNGALILQDDLSAAKEMWEKIETQKILSYPNIETSINTFGGIMSQIGSFTLSAIQSKGVSTLPLQKLIEATFSSEKMNQVTTDFYLVTTELPALKEKNVHFNSCENDQWQRWLLASASFFPAMAATKIKDNYYIDGGYRNNIPIDIALRKGATECIVVDVKGPGITKPLKRSDDVSYLTLQTPWSMGAVLLFDGARSALNIQLGYLETMKAVGRKYLGFWYTFDETLTNIKNFQQAFFTFIQHTYQIKLWRSIEERNKICNKMRKLYKDRVYTENIGLVLVELLAKNSDIPAAEVYTIKELADLLKQRGTSTLDNTKGLAMMSVQEWLKKYYEEYFLLSEKQQLSAMTNFLATTKQEKSQQLNFLLDKLPIQTLQILMNEFIEEGVNE, encoded by the coding sequence ATGGAAGTTGAACAAATATATGCTTCTCAATGGGTAGATTATTCTAGAAAAATAGCCGAAAGTCGGATGGTTTTGCCTTTTTATGAGACACATGGGAAAGCTCGACAAGCATTTAGTGAAAAAATACGGAATAATTCTGGGGTTACTTACGTCTTTTATAAACGTAAAGTCCCTTACTGTTTTATAACGATTGAGCATTGCGAAGTCACGAATTTACTAATGCCAGAGTTTTCTGCGGTAAGTTGGTCGTCTCTATTTAGAGCAATTGAAACATTTTTTAAACGAACCTTCCAACCGAGGATATACTTGTCTTTTTTTCATTCCTTGACGCCCTATGTACAAGAGATATGTTTAAAACAAGGATATACTATTCAGGAAAATAAATTTGCTAGTAAAGAGTTAACCTATCATACTGCGTTGGTTTTAGGTGGTGGAGGAGCTAGAGGCGCGTATCAAGTAGGTGTGTGGCAGGCATTGAAAGAGTTGGCTGTTCCAATAGCTATGATTACAGGGACGTCAGTAGGTGCATTAAATGGCGCGCTGATCTTGCAAGATGATTTAAGTGCTGCTAAAGAGATGTGGGAAAAAATTGAGACACAAAAAATTCTCTCTTATCCCAATATAGAGACATCTATTAATACGTTTGGAGGAATAATGAGTCAAATCGGCTCATTTACGTTGAGTGCAATACAGTCAAAAGGAGTCTCTACGTTACCTTTACAAAAACTAATTGAAGCTACCTTTTCATCTGAGAAAATGAATCAGGTCACCACTGATTTTTATTTAGTGACAACAGAGTTACCTGCACTAAAAGAAAAAAATGTTCATTTCAATAGTTGTGAAAATGATCAGTGGCAACGTTGGTTATTAGCCTCAGCATCTTTTTTTCCAGCAATGGCAGCAACAAAAATCAAAGATAATTACTATATTGATGGTGGTTATCGAAATAATATACCGATTGATATCGCATTGCGTAAAGGGGCAACGGAGTGTATTGTCGTTGATGTAAAAGGTCCGGGGATTACTAAACCATTGAAACGCTCTGATGACGTTAGTTATTTAACGTTGCAAACACCATGGTCGATGGGTGCAGTACTTTTGTTTGACGGTGCTCGCTCTGCTTTGAATATTCAATTAGGCTATCTGGAAACGATGAAAGCAGTCGGTAGAAAATATCTAGGATTTTGGTATACTTTTGATGAGACGTTAACGAATATCAAAAACTTTCAGCAAGCCTTTTTTACCTTTATTCAACACACGTATCAGATAAAATTATGGCGTTCTATCGAAGAACGAAATAAAATCTGCAATAAAATGCGTAAACTTTATAAAGACAGGGTGTATACTGAGAACATCGGATTGGTATTGGTTGAGTTATTAGCAAAAAATAGTGATATCCCTGCTGCTGAAGTATATACAATCAAAGAATTGGCAGATTTGCTGAAACAAAGAGGAACCAGCACACTGGATAATACAAAGGGTCTGGCGATGATGTCTGTTCAAGAATGGCTGAAAAAATATTATGAAGAGTACTTTTTACTTTCAGAAAAACAGCAATTATCAGCGATGACAAATTTTTTAGCAACAACTAAACAGGAGAAATCACAGCAACTAAATTTTTTGCTTGATAAATTACCGATCCAAACGTTACAAATTTTAATGAATGAGTTTATAGAAGAAGGAGTGAATGAATAA
- a CDS encoding YdbC family protein, whose product MAQEFSYEIIEQIAVLSENTQGWRKEFNLVSWNGRPPKFDLRDWSADHEKMGKGITLTNEEFEQLSNAIKSM is encoded by the coding sequence ATGGCACAAGAATTTTCATATGAAATTATCGAACAAATTGCAGTATTATCAGAAAACACACAAGGATGGCGTAAAGAATTCAATTTAGTTAGTTGGAACGGACGACCACCAAAATTTGATTTGAGAGATTGGTCAGCGGATCATGAAAAAATGGGTAAAGGAATTACCTTGACCAACGAAGAGTTTGAACAATTATCTAACGCAATAAAATCCATGTAG
- a CDS encoding YicC/YloC family endoribonuclease: MKSMTGFGKAAFLNDTYQIDVEIKSVNQRFLDIQLRMPKEANPYEMAIRQLMKETLQRGRIEAYINMKQTGSSNKEVYVHWPLVHQLVDEIKQELNVKYPESVFDPAQTIQQLVNNSDYVEVSEKQETDEQFGTFILSAVKEAVEKLDASRLQEGQKIQQVLTNYSQDFVGLVNELAAFVTVYEKDYREKFEMKLNEWLGSQVEESRLLTELAILLEKGDIHEELDRLTIHIDKLQELLLQEESVGRELDFLIQEMNREVNTIGSKSSPIEIKNIVVQMKTILEKIREQIQNVE, from the coding sequence ATGAAAAGTATGACTGGTTTTGGAAAAGCAGCATTTTTAAACGACACCTATCAAATCGATGTTGAAATCAAAAGTGTCAACCAACGTTTTTTAGATATTCAACTGCGCATGCCAAAAGAGGCGAATCCTTACGAAATGGCGATTCGACAGTTGATGAAAGAAACCTTACAGCGCGGCCGAATTGAAGCGTATATCAACATGAAACAGACTGGCAGCAGCAATAAAGAAGTCTATGTTCACTGGCCCTTAGTCCATCAATTAGTAGACGAAATAAAACAAGAGTTGAACGTGAAATATCCTGAATCGGTGTTTGACCCTGCACAAACAATCCAGCAATTAGTGAACAATTCAGATTATGTTGAGGTGTCAGAAAAACAGGAAACGGACGAGCAATTTGGAACATTCATTTTAAGTGCAGTGAAAGAAGCCGTTGAAAAGCTTGATGCCAGTCGTCTGCAAGAAGGTCAAAAAATCCAACAGGTGTTAACAAACTATAGTCAAGATTTTGTTGGTCTGGTTAATGAACTCGCAGCATTCGTTACGGTGTATGAGAAAGATTACCGAGAGAAGTTCGAAATGAAACTTAATGAGTGGCTAGGTAGTCAAGTCGAAGAATCCCGTTTATTGACAGAATTAGCGATTTTACTTGAAAAAGGAGATATTCATGAAGAATTGGATCGTTTGACGATTCATATTGATAAATTGCAAGAGCTGTTGCTTCAAGAAGAATCCGTTGGTCGGGAATTAGATTTTCTTATTCAAGAGATGAATCGTGAAGTGAATACGATTGGCTCAAAATCTAGTCCGATTGAAATCAAGAATATCGTTGTTCAGATGAAAACGATTCTTGAAAAAATTCGTGAACAAATCCAAAATGTAGAATAA